The following coding sequences are from one Desulfosporosinus orientis DSM 765 window:
- a CDS encoding EAL domain-containing protein, with protein sequence MSLEILITNKELCVGCNKCIAKCPVKANVAFLFNGENRVKVDHLKCIHCGACIDICDHHARDFADDTERFFSDLKLGHDITVIAAPSIRFNISEYTRLFGYLKSLHVTRIYDVSLGADITTWAYLKAIEEQKLESIIAQPCPVIVNYIQKYRPELIWNLAPIHSPMMCTAIYLKKYLKNHDRIAFLSPCIGKIDEIKEKNTQGFIEYNVTYKKIESYLRDNQIELFNYPESDYDEVGYGIGLTYSRPGGLSENVELYKPDAWVRQIEGPERVYRYLDEYSLRIAEHKPLPLILDILNCQKGCNGGTATCNKISVDDVDFKMNALKKEKVQSYGPSRQESEILAVYELLYKDFRLEDFARIYEDKSGVLKVHSFSDLEEIFTQLHKTTEASRNVNCFACGFGNCREFANAVLQGTNHISNCIDYNRKELVCEKEHLSQTNRKIKQLHYLATHDFLTDIPNRYYLEEYLNKLIPTNSDKPMESALLFIDIDNFKVVNDSFGHSSGDEILLKVSQRFKMQLEEGAFLARLGGDEFAVVLKNVDMEKASIVAHQLLQALGIEDFKVEGHEIGIKLTASIGITKIDGTLDTQTLFSYADVALYTAKEEGKNRVSSIQSNVDIEKLLQANQTIFLINTALREDRFTLFLQPVVKMDGTIAHYEALLRMLDPQGELIFPNDFLPVAERFGLVSQIDRWVVNAAVQILTEHEELSLFVNLSASSFADEELLKFIEARITESHVAPSKIGFEITETAAIKDLEQAELWIQRLKHVGCKFALDDFGVGFLTFTHLQRLPVDYLKIDGSFIRNLDVDSINKALVQAINTVAHALNKATIAEYVENEGIWDVLRDLKIDFGQGYYLGRPTTLKKLSERTCSWGT encoded by the coding sequence GTGAGCTTAGAGATATTAATCACTAACAAGGAGCTTTGTGTAGGTTGTAATAAGTGCATTGCTAAATGTCCTGTTAAAGCCAACGTAGCCTTCCTTTTTAATGGAGAGAACAGGGTTAAGGTAGATCACTTGAAGTGCATTCACTGCGGAGCCTGTATTGACATATGCGATCATCATGCTCGTGACTTTGCGGATGACACTGAGAGGTTCTTTTCTGATTTGAAGCTTGGACATGATATTACTGTTATCGCTGCTCCTTCCATTCGCTTCAACATCTCAGAGTATACACGATTATTCGGTTATCTTAAATCTTTGCATGTAACCCGAATCTATGACGTGTCCCTTGGAGCTGATATTACAACCTGGGCTTATTTAAAAGCTATTGAAGAACAGAAACTAGAGTCCATCATTGCTCAACCTTGTCCGGTCATTGTAAACTATATTCAGAAGTATCGCCCCGAGCTAATTTGGAATTTAGCTCCCATCCATAGTCCTATGATGTGCACAGCTATTTATCTCAAAAAATATTTAAAAAACCATGATCGAATTGCTTTTTTGTCACCATGTATCGGTAAAATTGATGAGATTAAGGAAAAAAATACCCAGGGATTCATCGAATATAATGTTACATATAAGAAAATTGAAAGTTATTTACGAGATAACCAAATCGAACTGTTTAATTATCCTGAATCTGATTATGATGAAGTTGGCTATGGGATTGGATTAACTTACAGCCGGCCGGGCGGGCTAAGTGAAAACGTCGAATTGTACAAACCTGACGCCTGGGTTCGGCAAATAGAAGGACCAGAGCGGGTGTATCGATATCTTGACGAATACTCCCTGCGAATTGCTGAGCATAAACCTCTGCCGTTAATTCTTGACATTCTGAATTGTCAAAAGGGGTGTAATGGCGGTACCGCAACCTGTAACAAAATCAGCGTTGATGATGTTGACTTCAAAATGAATGCTTTGAAAAAAGAAAAAGTTCAAAGTTATGGTCCTAGCCGTCAAGAGTCAGAGATTCTTGCCGTTTATGAATTATTGTATAAAGATTTCCGTTTAGAGGATTTTGCGAGAATCTATGAAGATAAGTCAGGTGTTTTAAAAGTTCATTCCTTTTCTGATCTTGAGGAGATCTTCACACAGCTGCATAAAACAACGGAAGCATCCCGCAATGTTAATTGTTTTGCCTGCGGATTTGGAAATTGCCGTGAGTTTGCTAATGCTGTTTTGCAAGGGACAAACCACATAAGCAATTGCATTGATTATAATCGAAAAGAATTGGTTTGTGAGAAAGAGCATCTCTCTCAAACAAATAGAAAAATAAAACAACTTCATTACCTAGCTACTCATGATTTTTTGACAGATATTCCTAATCGCTATTACTTAGAAGAATATCTTAATAAACTTATTCCCACAAATTCGGATAAACCAATGGAAAGTGCTCTGTTATTCATCGATATAGATAATTTCAAAGTAGTTAATGACTCTTTTGGTCACTCAAGCGGAGACGAAATATTACTTAAGGTTAGTCAACGTTTCAAAATGCAATTGGAGGAAGGAGCGTTTTTAGCAAGACTGGGTGGGGATGAATTTGCTGTTGTCTTAAAGAACGTGGACATGGAAAAAGCGAGTATCGTCGCTCATCAGCTGCTGCAAGCCCTGGGAATAGAAGATTTCAAAGTCGAAGGGCATGAAATAGGGATTAAGTTAACAGCAAGTATCGGTATTACCAAGATAGATGGGACTCTGGATACGCAAACTCTTTTTTCTTACGCAGATGTAGCTTTATATACTGCTAAAGAAGAAGGGAAAAATAGAGTGAGTTCCATTCAATCTAACGTTGATATTGAAAAATTGTTGCAAGCCAATCAAACCATATTTCTAATCAATACCGCTTTGAGAGAAGATCGATTTACTCTATTTTTACAGCCTGTAGTCAAGATGGATGGAACTATTGCCCATTATGAAGCTTTGCTAAGGATGCTTGATCCGCAAGGGGAGCTAATTTTTCCTAATGATTTTTTACCCGTCGCTGAACGCTTTGGTTTAGTATCTCAAATTGATCGGTGGGTAGTAAATGCTGCCGTCCAAATTTTAACTGAGCATGAGGAGTTATCTCTCTTTGTAAATTTATCAGCGTCGAGTTTTGCAGATGAAGAACTTTTAAAATTTATTGAAGCAAGGATTACTGAAAGTCATGTGGCACCTTCAAAAATAGGGTTCGAAATTACTGAAACGGCGGCTATTAAAGACTTGGAACAAGCGGAACTTTGGATACAAAGATTAAAACACGTAGGGTGCAAGTTTGCTTTAGATGATTTCGGAGTAGGATTTCTTACTTTTACTCATCTTCAAAGGCTTCCAGTGGATTATCTTAAAATAGATGGTTCTTTTATTCGAAATCTCGATGTTGATTCCATTAATAAGGCATTGGTTCAAGCGATTAATACAGTAGCACATGCTCTTAACAAAGCTACCATCGCAGAATACGTTGAAAACGAGGGAATATGGGATGTCTTAAGGGATTTGAAAATTGATTTTGGACAGGGTTATTATTTGGGCAGGCCAACAACTTTAAAGAAGTTATCAGAAAGGACATGTTCTTGGGGTACCTAA
- a CDS encoding acyl CoA--acetate/3-ketoacid CoA transferase subunit beta — protein MDSKTGYSKPGEFKPMDLLVCAAAREVRDGEIVFAGTGLPMLAIMVAQHTQAPTAVCIYESGSIDGRPIDLPTSVADARCSYQAAVADGLTDVFGQLQSGRVDLAYLGGAEVDLYGNVNCTFMGGPSGKRLTGSGGNSDIHSLAKRSVLIMPQFNQKRRFVEKVSYITSPGWKIPHWPDPEWVPKQEVYGRAFNGGPDAVISDMGVYRFDEKGEMYLDTVHPGFTAEECHENCSFNLNISRVKGETLTPTYEELELLYKVIDPEGIILK, from the coding sequence ATGGATAGCAAAACAGGATATTCAAAACCCGGTGAATTCAAACCAATGGATCTTTTAGTCTGTGCCGCCGCCAGGGAAGTGAGAGATGGGGAAATAGTGTTTGCCGGAACAGGCCTGCCAATGTTGGCAATTATGGTTGCTCAGCATACACAAGCTCCGACAGCCGTTTGCATCTATGAATCAGGATCCATTGACGGCAGGCCCATTGACCTGCCTACGTCTGTGGCGGATGCACGCTGCAGTTATCAGGCTGCAGTTGCAGATGGCTTAACCGATGTGTTTGGGCAACTACAATCGGGCAGGGTGGATTTGGCTTATTTAGGGGGTGCCGAAGTTGATCTTTATGGGAATGTCAACTGCACTTTTATGGGCGGACCTTCCGGCAAACGATTGACAGGAAGCGGCGGTAATTCGGACATTCATTCCTTGGCCAAACGAAGTGTTTTGATTATGCCTCAATTTAATCAAAAACGCCGGTTTGTAGAGAAAGTCAGCTATATTACGTCCCCTGGCTGGAAGATACCTCATTGGCCCGATCCAGAATGGGTTCCGAAACAAGAGGTTTATGGCCGCGCCTTCAATGGCGGACCAGACGCAGTTATATCAGACATGGGAGTTTACCGGTTTGATGAAAAGGGTGAGATGTATCTCGATACAGTTCATCCGGGCTTTACAGCAGAAGAATGCCATGAAAACTGCAGTTTTAACCTCAATATTTCCAGAGTCAAGGGGGAAACCCTTACCCCTACTTATGAAGAATTAGAGTTGCTTTATAAAGTTATTGATCCTGAGGGAATCATTTTAAAATAG
- a CDS encoding acyl CoA--acetate/3-ketoacid CoA transferase subunit alpha, producing MARPKIVSLTEAIAQIKDGDMLTFGGFTVWRRPMAAIYELIRQKKRNLHLVEVNGGTHDDMLVGAGCVGIWESSWCGHELYGKFGSNLARRIENGEILYEDWPHIHILNRLTAGAKGLPFLPSYSAMGCDMFNPENDNLGKAGLRDGSNPHINKYKYIAYKEPFTDSEIILVPAANPDWCITHVQKVGVEGSVRVEGLKFSDQEVIKASKHNIIIAEQVVSEEYLRDEPTHNMLPGYLVDYIVELPWGAHPTGLYGVHEPDGEFISNFFKATRTQEGFDKWADEWIFGVKDFHEYLSKLGTDRLKSLEADPSLGYSSTMKRGSR from the coding sequence ATGGCCAGGCCGAAAATTGTTAGTCTTACAGAAGCAATAGCCCAGATTAAGGATGGGGATATGTTGACATTCGGAGGGTTTACAGTTTGGCGTCGTCCAATGGCAGCAATCTACGAGCTGATTAGGCAGAAAAAACGCAATCTTCATCTGGTTGAAGTTAACGGCGGGACTCATGATGACATGCTTGTAGGAGCAGGGTGTGTTGGGATATGGGAATCAAGCTGGTGCGGACATGAACTCTATGGCAAGTTTGGCAGTAACTTGGCCCGCAGAATTGAAAATGGCGAAATACTGTATGAAGATTGGCCTCATATTCATATCTTAAATAGGTTAACGGCTGGCGCTAAAGGCCTTCCCTTTTTGCCTTCCTATTCTGCTATGGGATGCGATATGTTTAATCCTGAGAACGATAACTTGGGTAAAGCCGGACTCCGCGATGGATCAAACCCTCACATTAATAAGTACAAATATATTGCCTATAAAGAACCCTTCACAGATTCTGAGATTATTTTGGTTCCCGCCGCTAACCCGGACTGGTGTATCACTCATGTTCAAAAAGTGGGAGTTGAGGGGAGTGTAAGGGTAGAGGGATTGAAATTCAGCGATCAAGAAGTTATTAAGGCCTCCAAGCATAATATTATTATTGCTGAGCAGGTCGTTTCTGAAGAATACTTGCGTGATGAACCAACTCATAATATGCTGCCGGGGTACCTGGTAGATTATATTGTAGAATTGCCTTGGGGTGCTCATCCCACCGGATTATATGGGGTACATGAGCCTGATGGTGAATTTATCAGCAATTTCTTTAAAGCAACACGTACTCAGGAAGGGTTTGATAAGTGGGCGGATGAGTGGATTTTTGGAGTTAAAGATTTCCATGAATACCTGAGTAAATTAGGAACAGATCGTTTGAAATCCTTAGAAGCTGATCCTTCTCTGGGCTATTCATCAACAATGAAAAGGGGGTCAAGATAA
- a CDS encoding acyl-CoA dehydrogenase, which translates to MDFKLSDETLMVRDMVRKFAKTEVAPLAEKLDKSHEFPEENWKRMRELGLTGFPIPEEWGGGGGTYLDFAIIVEELAKACASTAVVTSVHTGLGCMSIHLYGTQRLKEKYLRQLTTGEIIGAYALTEPNAGSDAAALKCKAEDMGDHFLVNGSKIFITNGGHATTYCTFVKTDPTQPKGKGITCLIIEKDTPGFTISKPVEKMGMHADPTCELYFENVKVPKENVLGEINNGFAVAMGLLAGGRITIGAQGLGIAEGALEYTINYIKERKQFDKPLAANQGVQFMIAEMAAKIEAAQLLIYRAAWLKDNGLPHNKEASMAKYFATDTAMEVTTNCVQLMGGYGYCSEYPVERMMRDAKITQIYEGSNQIQRMIIGREVIGRF; encoded by the coding sequence GTGGATTTCAAATTAAGTGATGAAACCCTAATGGTTCGAGATATGGTGAGAAAATTCGCCAAAACAGAAGTAGCACCTTTAGCAGAAAAGCTTGATAAAAGCCATGAGTTTCCCGAGGAAAACTGGAAAAGGATGAGGGAACTCGGCCTGACAGGATTTCCGATTCCGGAAGAATGGGGCGGGGGCGGAGGAACCTATCTGGACTTCGCAATTATTGTTGAAGAGTTGGCTAAGGCATGTGCTTCTACAGCTGTTGTGACCAGCGTGCACACTGGTTTGGGTTGTATGAGCATTCATCTTTATGGCACTCAGAGATTAAAAGAAAAATATTTGCGGCAATTGACTACCGGTGAGATTATTGGTGCTTATGCTTTGACTGAGCCTAATGCGGGATCGGATGCCGCCGCCTTAAAATGTAAAGCAGAAGATATGGGGGACCACTTCCTGGTTAATGGCAGCAAAATCTTTATTACCAATGGCGGGCATGCAACCACGTATTGTACCTTTGTTAAAACGGATCCAACTCAGCCGAAAGGTAAAGGTATTACTTGCTTGATCATTGAAAAGGACACCCCGGGTTTTACCATCAGCAAACCGGTGGAAAAAATGGGTATGCATGCTGATCCCACTTGTGAACTTTATTTCGAAAATGTGAAAGTTCCCAAAGAAAATGTCTTGGGAGAAATCAACAATGGCTTCGCTGTTGCTATGGGTCTGCTGGCCGGCGGCCGTATTACTATTGGTGCACAAGGTTTGGGAATTGCTGAGGGGGCTCTGGAATATACCATTAATTACATTAAAGAAAGAAAACAATTTGATAAACCTCTGGCTGCGAATCAAGGGGTTCAGTTTATGATTGCAGAGATGGCTGCCAAGATCGAAGCTGCCCAGCTGTTGATTTATAGAGCTGCGTGGCTGAAAGACAATGGTTTGCCCCATAACAAAGAGGCCTCAATGGCTAAGTACTTTGCCACTGATACAGCTATGGAGGTTACCACAAATTGTGTTCAGTTAATGGGCGGATATGGTTATTGTTCAGAATACCCCGTTGAACGCATGATGCGGGATGCCAAAATCACTCAAATTTACGAAGGGTCGAATCAGATCCAGCGTATGATTATTGGGCGTGAAGTAATCGGTCGTTTTTAA